DNA from Terriglobus tenax:
ACTACCTGGAGAACTGGTCCGAAGACATCGGCTAGAGCTGCGCGCTCGGCGGGTCGCGCTTCGCGCCTTAAATACAAAACCGGGGATGCCAGATGGCATCCCCGGTTTTAGTATTTAATTGCGAAATATATGCGTTCGTAAGAGCGCGTTGCTCAGCGTGATCACGAATGTCATTCCAAGACGATATAGAGGTCACGAGCGGTTAAAGATGTTTCAGAATTTCGGTCTTGATCTTTACAAGATATTTTTCCGCTTCTGCTACATCATCTACGGTAAATACATCCATTTCATAGCGTGAATTGTAACCGTAGTACTTTAGGTGGCCATATTCCGTACGCACTTTTCTCAAGTTTGCTTCTCTGCTCAGATATCCGTCTCGGGTGGTATGGCTTTTGACGTGTTGATTAAGTGTCTTCGCAAGGTATGCTTCAACAAAATGAACGGCAGCGTAGAATATAGCTACTAATTTCCACCCGATACGCACGGGGCTATCAGTCGCAAGCGCCGCAGCGAAGGTTTCATTGCCTTGAGCCTTCTGCACGTGTTCATCTTTTGTTGGCAATGGCGTTAGCTGTCCTTACGGGAGTAAACGACCTTGGCATTAGTAGCGATTTCCGAGGCATTTCTCCCTTTGGCCCCGAGTAAATTGAAATCAAAAGAGTACTCTGGAAAGGCGTCAATGATGCCAAACTGTTTCTGAAACACTTGCTCACGAATCTCGCGGGTCGGGTTGTCTACAGCAATCCAGATAAGCATATTGCCTTCCGCCATCTCCATCAGAACGTGTCGAACATCCTTCAGCGAAGCAAAATCGTGGGCAATCGAAAACTCTAGACTGCGATTGTTTTCTACAATTCCATGCTCGCGTGTCTTAACGGTAATTCGAGATTGCAGGGCAGAGGCATTCTCAAGCAACACAATGTGTTCGCCCTCCTCGCAGTTGCGGTTCGGATACGAAACAATACACATCAATGCGATTTCTACTAGCATGACTACTGCGTCTTTCTTTTCAATGAATCGGGTGCTACCACCGTGATGATCTGTTGGAATTGAAACTGATAAATTGGATCGCCAGTATCTGTGTATTCATTGTCGATTCGCACAACATCCATCATTACGGCCTTGGTTTTGACCACGGTGCCGTCCGCGAGCGTATATGTTTGCCATGGCTCCGACGATTCATCGATGCCTACTTCGGAGGCTGGTGCCATCTTTCCGTTGTAGTTCACCATCTTGCCCATGATTTCGTTTCTCCGATTCGGTGGAAGATTAGCATAATTTTAAAAAGCGCTCCTCCACAATCCAATATATCGGGTTGTATCAGAGGGTTCGTTAATTGTTCATGGGTGCGAACAAAGCTGGATCTGGATCCACGCACTGATGCGACGATCTGCGTTCCCTGCAGTAGGTTGATTCGCAGTTTCGCCAACAGGGTTTAGGTCGCCTTGCGCTGGAAGGCCGTCTTCTTCGCCACAGTCCCCTTGGCCTTGAATCCACCAGTCGAAGAGCCGCCAAACTCGCCGCCCTTCGCATCCTTGCCCTTCATCTTCTCCAGCATCGCCTGTAGCTTCTGCTGCTTGGGGCTCAGACCTGTTTTCCGTACTGCCGGCTTCGGTGTTGTTGATTCACTCATAGCGGAAATATTACAACCTCGCGGGTGTCCCATGTCCCTCTTGTGGAACATGGGTTCCATCTACAACTTTGCCTTTGCTTCTCTTACGCGGGCAATCGCCTCTTCCCCCGTAGCTCCCACGGCGGACAGATGTCCCATCTTTCGTCCCCTGCGTGGTTTCAGCTTCTCGTACAGGTGCAGCCGTACGCCGGGGACCGCCAGTGCTGCGTCAAACTGTGGCTCGCGCTCGTTACCGGCCTCATCCAGCCAAACCTCGCCCAGCAGGTTGGCAATCGCTGCGGGCTGCACCAGCGAAACATCACCCAGCGGCAGATCGCACACCGCGCGAATCGCCTGCTCGAACTGGCCGGTCACGCAGGCGCGTTCGCTCTGGTGGTAGCTGTTATGCGGCCGCGGAGCCAGCTCGTTGATCAGCAGCTTGCCATCCTTCGTGACGAACATCTCTACGGCCATCACGCCTTCCAGCTGGAAAGTATCGGCCAGCGCCTCGCCAATCTCGCGCGCCTGTTTGTCCAGTTCATGCGGTACCGGGGCGGGAATCACGCTCCACACCAGGATCTGGTTCTCATGCACGTTGCCGGCTGCGGGGAAGACCTTCACCTCGCCACTGGGCGAGCGCGCTACCATCACGCTGATCTCCTGCTCCAGGTCGACAGCCTTCTCCACGACGCAGTCGGTCTCGCCTACGGCCAGCCACGCATCGCGAATCGTGCCGTCGGTCACTTCCTCCGGATACATGCGAGCCTGCCCGCGGCCGTCATAGCCGCCGCGGGCGCTCTTGATAAAGCAGTTGCCGCCAAGCTCCATCACCGCGCTGGTCAACTGCTCCAGCGAGTGCACGCCGCGGAACGCACCTACCGGGAAACCCATCTTCTGCAGCCAGTTCTTTTGCTCGACCTTGTCCTGGATAATGGCCAGCATCTGCCCACCCGGGCGTACCGGGGCAAACCGCGTGGCCATGGCCATGCTCTCAGGAGAAATCTGCTCAATCTCCAGCGTGACCACGTCGCATCCGCGTGCCAGGTTGCCGGCCTCCCAGTCATCGCGCCAGCTGGCCTCAATCACCTTGTCGACAACGTACGCGGCCGGACAGTTCGGGTCCGGGTCCAGCACATGAATCTTGTAGCCAAACGAGCGCGCGGCCATTGCCATCATGCGCCCAAGCTGCCCACCGCCAAAAATGCCGACGGTTTTACCAGGAAGAATCGCACTCACAACTCACCATCCAGACTCTCGGTCAGCACGGCTGCGGTACGCGCGGCGCGCCATGCCTTCAACTTCTCGCGCAGAGGCTCGTCGGTCGTCGCCAGTATAGCCACGGCCAGCAGCCCGGCGTTCATCGCACCCGGCTCGCCAATCGCCAGGGTGCCCACGGGAATGCCCTTCGGCATCTGCACAATCGACAGCAGAGAGTCCTGCCCCTGCAGGCAGGTTGCGGGCACGGGAACGCCCAGCACCGGCACCACGGTCTTCGCCGCCAGCATACCCGGCAGGTGCGCCGCGCCGCCGGCGCCCGCAATAATCACGTGCAGCCCGCGCTGTTCGGCGGTGGCCGCATATTCCATCAGCAGATCCGGGGTACGGTGGGCTGACACAACGCGTGCCTCGTAGGGCACGCCAAACTCCTGCAACACAGTAACGGCAGCCTTCATGACCTTAAAGTCACTCCGGCTGCCCATCACCACTCCAACCAGCGGCAAGGCGCTCATGGGCCTGATGATACCAGCGCAGAGGCCTCTTTCCGCTCTTCCACAGCTACTTCGCCGATGCCCAGATCGACGCATTCAGACATGCAACGACACCGTCCACCACCTGCGCCAGCCCCGCCGTGAATGCATTGGCATCCACAATCTGCTTCTGCGAGAGGGCATCCGTCATGTTCAGCGCACTCTTCACAATCGCCAGCGCCGCATCCTTTTTCTGCGACCCGGTCTTCGAGCCAAACAGACCTTCCACCGCTTGAATCACTCCCGGCAGCAACGCAATCCCGCGCAAAAACAGCTTCAGAAAATTCATCCTTCTCCCCTTCCTCAAATTTGTCATCCCGAGCGAGTGCATCGGGGTCCCCCGGCCAGCTTGGTGGCTGGGGTGAAAGCGTAGTCGGGGACCTGCGTTGTTTCGCAGGCCTCACTTCCCCCGAAATACATCCAGCCCTACGTGCACCGTCGTCAACAACACACTCAGCAATCCGCCAATCCCCTTCATCCGCTGCACCGTCTGCTCATGCCGCTCCACGCGCTCTTCCAACTGGCTGATCCGCCCCGGCTGCCCAATTCCGATCAGGCTCTCCACCTGGCTCTTCAACACGCGAAGATCGGCCAACACCTGTCCTTCAAACTCCGTCATAACCACCCCACACCCACCACTGCTCTTGCTTGCCATTTCCTAGTACAGCGGAGGATCTGCTTTTCCGCCTACCCTACCGGCACATGCGTAAATACCGCCGCCGAGAACCTCGAATACACCGGCGGAGAGCTTCCGTCATACATGCGGATGAAGTACCGCTCATCCTTCGCCGCCCGTGGTATCTCAAAGCTCCGTACCGGACTCCGCAGCACCAGGTCGCCATCCGCTCCAGCTCCAAACGACCAGTCCCGTCGCCGCACCTCAAACCCTCCGCCACTCGGGGCGCTTACCCCCGCATCCATCTGCAGCATCGTCTCCGTAACGCCCACCACGGTCACCTGCTGCAGATTCGCCAACGCTGTTGCAGGAGTAGTTGCGGCCACCTTCGGCAGAACCGCATCCGTCGCCACGCTCTCGTTTAGCGTCATCGAGAGGCTCTCCGCCCAGTCATTCGCAAACTGGATCGTGTATCGCACCATCTCCGGAACGCAGTGCTGGTCTTCCATCACAACCTGGCGAACAATCACGTTCATTGCATCTGTGCTGCTGGCCAGTGTCAGCATGTCCCCCGGCCACACATCCTCCGGCGGATTCACTGCGACATAACTTCCGTTTTGCGCCGCCGCACGGCTTACCGCAAAGCTCAGCACCGCCTGCGCTGCCGCCTCGCAGTCTTCCGTACTCCGCGCCTTCGGCTGCCTTACCTTACCCACCCAGCGAGCCAGCCCCGGCAGTCCCAGCGCCGCTTCCTCCGCCACGCTCGCCGCATCCGCCATGCGAGCCACGGCTCTCCTGCCCATCCGGTAGAACACCGTCACCCGCTCCCCGGCAACTGGCACACGCCCGCTGTAGAAGCTCACCTTGCCACTGGAATCAATGGAGCAATCCACTCCCTCGCCTGTCGCGCCCTGCAGTCGCGTCTGCTTCGTTCCGTCGGGAAGCGTGCTCACGACCCAAGCGGATCCACTCCGCACCAGCCGGAAGCCGCCAACCGAGCCAAACATCTGTACCGAGTTCACGGCCACCAGCACCGCACTTGACGGCGAACTTGTGGCCAATCCGTCATACAGCACCGTGACCGGCGTTGCTGACGACAACCCCAGGTCCTGCACCTCGAAAGTCACAGCCATCGGAGCTTCCACCAGGCCGCCGCCAAACTGCTGCACTCCGCCATCGACCATCGCGTAGTACGTCTGCTTCACCCGCTGCATCTCCACGCAGTACGCCCGCAGTCGCAGCGTGTACACATGCCCGCTAACTACGGCGAATGGCGATCCCACCTCGCTTCCATTCACCACCGGCTGCAGCACCGTCGCTCCACTCACCTGTTTCACGCGGAAGCCCGCAAACAGGTTCGCCAGGCTCACCACTCCCTGGTATAAACCGCACAACACTCCATCGCTGCCTGTTGCCAGCACCACGTGCGATGCCTCCACCAGCAAGGCTCCGCCCATCTCCACACGATTCAAACTCTGGACGGTCGTCTGCCCGTCCAGGCCATTGCCACCATTCAGCGTCAGGCCGGCGCCGGTCAGTGAAACGTATGTCCCAGGGTCATTCACCGCCCACACCGTGTCATCGATCGCCGCAGCATCGAACGCATCCCGGATCAGCGTCGCCGGAGAGCTTCGCAACGGCGCATCGTTCAGATAGAACGAGTCCGTCGTTCCATCCCCGGTAAAGATCTCCTGCACCAGCGCCGCCGGCTCGCGCTCTCCACTCAACGTCACATCGTTGGCTAACTCGCGCAGCTTGCCTGCGGTCAGCGCATTCGCATCCAGCGTGCCGTCACCCTCGTAGAACGTATGCGTTACAGTGGCAACGCTCTGCAGCATCAGTTGCCCGCCTACCGCGCGATACGCCGCATAGCTGTTCCCGGCCGCCTCCCCGGCAGACGCCGACCACGCCTCGCCTTGGCCCGGCAGATACACGCCAAGCGGCAGCCCCGCGCCTATACCGCTGGTCGCCAGCGTCGCCGTGCCGGTACGTGTGCTCAGCATCGTCAGCACATCACCGGCATTCTGCCCTAACCCGCTTACGCCATTGGACCCACCCAGCTGATTCAGCAGCCACTCATCACTCGCTGCGGAGATCACCCAGTGATACACCGGTCCCTTCACACTCACGCCCGCATACCTGGCCACAGGTTCTGTTGTCAGATATCCCGTGAACAGCGTCGTGCCCGCATCATTTGCCACAATCACACGAGCTTTACGAATCGGCTTTGCCAGGCCAACGCTGTCCACATCCAGCAGCGCTGCGCAGGTCGATATCGCATTCAGCTTCCGCTCCACGCGCAGCGGCTGTTGCTTGCTCAGTGCGGGTGTATAGTCCATCGCGCCCGCGCCATCCATGTTGTCAATCCACAGCTTCACCGAGCCTCCTCGCTATACCGCACGCATTTGCGCCGGCAGATATGTCCGGAAGCACACCACGCGCTCTCCATCATTCGGATCGGTCACGGGCAACGCACGAAACGCCGCCTTCAATCCCCATTGCTCCCAGCTTCCCGCCAGCTCCTGCGGAGCTTCTTCCACTGTCTTCATGGGCTGCAGTCGCGGGTAGTGAAACAACACCCGGTCCCCCTGCGCTCCATCCGCCACAAACAGAGCCGACCACTCCGGAAAGAAGCTTCCTCCCTCACGATCTGCAAACCCCAGCACTTTCGACACCTTCATCGATGTATCCGGCGTTCCCGCCAGCAAGGGAGACGCCAGCGTCAACGCTCCGCCGGTAACTGCCACGATGCGACCGACGTTCCACGACACGCGCCGTACATAGTTCGCATCTCCGGCTACGGCATCCGCGCTGCGCACATACGCTCCACTCATGCCGCTGCCTACAAAGCCCACCTGGCTTCCATAGTCCACATCCACGGCAACCACATCTCCCACAGCAAAGCCCGCAGCAACGCTGCTGCCCACCTGCAACACCGTTGCTGTTGATCCGCTCAACACCGGCACCGCATTTGCTCCCGTTCCGCCTGAGCCCGAATGCACCACAAACTCCGCCGGAGCCAGGACATTCATCGCCTGGCTTTCACCTGCCAGCGCCATCTGCAGCTTGCCCCATGCCTGAAAGCTCAGCTCAACACTCGCGCCCGTCTCTTGGCGCGCCTGTGCGGTTGCGATTGCAGGTGCTCCGTTCTCCAGCGCCACGACCTTGCTCCCGGAGCTTCGCTTGAACCCGCTCACCCAGCCCAGGTCAACCCATGCCTCCGGCGGAGACCCCGCGGCAAACCGTCCATCCGTCGCCGGATCAAATACCGTCGCATTCCCGCTCTCACGGTCCACTGGGGCAAAGTAGGCGCGTACACGCTCTACCGCTGGACCCGCCGCCTCCCTCACCGTTACGCTCATCTACTCCTCCACGGCCGCGCTGCTGCTCATCACGCTCACCTTCACCACGCGCTCCAGCCTGTCCGCATCCGTCGCGGAGTCTTCAAACGCCGGTTCGCTCCAGAACACATTCGCGCCCGTCACCTCGGGCGGCGAAATCGCAAAGTTCTTCTCTGCCGTCACGCGAGGCTCCAGTACCTGCGTCAGTTCTGCATCCAGCTCACTCAACCTGCGGCCGCGATCCACGCCGGCCAGCTCCTGGCTGCCCTCTGTCGCATAACGAATCTCACACGTCAGCATCTCCACGTCCGAGCTTCCCTCCACGCTGCGTCCCGTCCATCGCAGCACAAAGGTCTCCAGCGGAGAGTCCCCCGTCACCAGTTCGTTCTCCTCCACCATCACCGCCGGTCGAACCAGCCCGCGAATTGCCGCCGTCCGCCCAGGGAACTGCGCCGCCATGCGATCACGCAGCGCCGCATAAAACGTATCCTTAGCCGTCTGCATCTTCATCCCTTCCAGATTCTCTTTGCCTTCGTTTGTCATTCCGCAGTGGGAGCGGAGAAATCTGCTTGTCTTTTGCGGAACGCCTATCCAACCTAGGTACGCTACCCGCGCAATACCAGTGTGGGCAGTGAGCCCCATTGCTCGTTCTCAAGCCCGCTCTAACCCTTCGCAACCGTCAGTCGATACACATACGGCTCGCCAAACATCTCGCTCTGCCCCGCATCCACAATGCGCATCAGCACACCATCCAGCACCACGCCACACGCCTGTGCAAACAGCCCGGTCGCCGCTGCAAACTCCAGCGTTCCCACCGCGGCTCTCACTGCCGTCGCACTGATCTGCAAGGTCATCTCATCCTTGGCCCGCTGCGCATCCGTCTGCTTCACCAGCGCAGGAGACAATGCAATCTCCTGGAACCCCGGCGCCGCCAGCCCCATCTGCTCCGCATCCACATTTGCTGCCGGGACAGCCAGGCGCAGCAGTACAGTGCGCGCGCCAAGCTGTTTCATCAGTGCATCCGCAGCCCTCTGGCAACCATCCGCGTATCCCTCACCTTGTCCCATCTCAGCCCAGCCTCTCCGCCACATAGGGCCGCAGTAAGGACTTCGTCATCTCATCCAGCAGGGACGCACTGAAGTACTCCACCTGCATCGCGTCCAGCTTCTGGCTCTTCACCTGCAGTGCGGGCATCGCCTCGGCATTGCGCACAATCTGCGCCACCGCCGTCTTGATCGCGGAAGGAATCTCCGGATAGCCCGAGGTATAAATCACCTCCACCTCACCAAAAACCTGCCCCAGCACGCTCTGTGGCAAACGCAGTTCCCCGGTCTCGGGTCGAATCTCCACCGTCGTCACATCCACCTCCGTCCACTGTCCGCTCAGGCCAAATACGCGCGTCACTTCATCGCCCCACGCATATCCTCCGCACGCCCGTGCAAACCGTGCGCGAACCTCCGTCAGCTCCAGCACCGGCAGATAACTCAACCACACCACCTGCTTCTCAGGGTGCATCCGCATGCGTTCCGTATAGGTCTGCACATCCAATGTCTTCCTGCGGCAATAGGCATCCACCATGGCGCTGGCTGCCTCCGCCCACGCATCCGCGGTCTCCGCGCTCAGGCCATAGGCCTCATACTCCGTTGGCAACAGGTACGCCATCGCTCCTCCATTTCCATCGCAAAAAACAAAGGGAGCAGGCCAGGTTCGACCCACTCCCTTCCGGTGCCATCCTCTGGGTACCCCATTCATCGCAAAGCGATGAGTGGGAAGATGCTCCCCATCAACTACCGGTTCACCAGCACCTGGTAGTGCGCATAGCTCGCGCCCTTCACCACCAGCCCGCCAAACTTCACCGCAACATATTGCGAAGCCAGCGATCCCGGACGTCCCAGCTGGAAAACACGAGGATTCGGATCCGTCAGCCAGGCCCATATTTCTAATTTCCTCGCCGGCCGCCGTGCTCTCTCCCTTGAAGGTCTCGATCGTGTCCTCGCCGCCCAGGGACTCACCATTGAGCAACTTCTCCCTCTGGAGATCGCCGGCTCCGCCGCTTCGCCCACACCGGAACTCGAAGAAGTCCCGGTCGTCGCCGCTGACACGGCCGCTTCCAGTGCGCAGATCGCCTCCTCGGCCATCCTGGAAACCATCCATGTCCCCGCAGCCAGCCTGCAGGGCTACCGTTCCCGCCCTATCCCTTCCCGCACAGCCTGGGCGCGCTTCGTCGCCATGCGGCTCGATGCCCAGCAGGCCGCTCCCCTCAGACCCCTCTTTAACGAGGGCTCCGTCCTCGTGCTCGACCGCCATTTCACCCTCAGCACCGCTTACCGGACTCACCAGAACAACCTCTTCGCCGTCCGCACCCAGCACACCCTGCTGCTCGGTTACGTTGAGCTCCGCCCCGGATATCTGGTCCTCCGCCCCCACGCCCGTGACTATCCCGTCGAGGTTCTCCGCCTCTCCTCGCACGAGAACCTCGCCGACCATATCGTCGGTCGGGTTTGCATTTCCTTTTCGGAGTTCTAAACTTGTCTTCTATGGATCAGAGCCTCGGAGCCCGCCGTAACGAAGACATCGCATTGGACCTCATGAAGTTCATCGCGTCCACCGTGCACATTGCTAAGCCCGCCGCCGGCTCCACCGGCTTCGGTGCCTCCGCTGCACCGCAAAAAACAGACGATCAGGTCAACCAGATCCTCGAGCTCTACGCCCGCTGCAAAAAGGCCGTGGAAGGCTAACCCGCAGTGCTCCAGGTAGCTGTCATCGGTGCCGGTGTCTTCGGCAGAAACCACATCCGCCTCTATCGCGAACTGCCCGGAGTCCATCTCGCGGCCATCGTCGACCCCGCGGTCCACTTCGAAGACACCCCAACCTTCTCCACCGTCGAGGCCCTGCTCGCCAGCGGCCTGCACATCGACTGTGCTTCGGTTTGTGTGCCTACCTCGGCACACGCGCAGGTCGCCTCGCAGCTCCTCCAGGCTGGTATCGACTGCCTTATTGAGAAGCCCTTTGCCGCCTCTCTTGCTGAGGCCGAACAGGTTCTCAACCTGGCCGAACAGCACGGTCGCATTGTCCAGATCGGGCATCTTGAACGCTTCAACCCCGCCGTCACAGCAACGCTGCCCATCCTCACGCGGCCCATGTTCTTTGAGTCGCACCGGCTCAGCATCTTCACTCCGCGCTCGCTGGATGTTGATGTCGTCCTCGACCTCATGATCCACGACCTCGATGTTGTTCTTACCATGGTCAACTCTCCGGTCACAGAGGTTCGCGCCGTCGGCCTGCCCGTGCTCTCACCCAAGGTCGACATCGCCAACGTCCGGCTTGAGTTCGCCACCGGTTGCGTCGCCAATTTCACCGCCAGCCGCGTCTCCACGGAGCGTGTCCGCAAGCTGCGTTTCTTCCAGCCACACCAATACGTCTCGCTTGATTTTGCTCGGCAGGATCTTCTGGTCATTGACGTGGCAGACGCCGCGGCTGCCGCAGCAGCCATGGCCTCCAGCCCGCTCCAGCACCCCTCTACGGGGCTTGCACTGCGCAAGCTGCCGGTCGAAAACGGCGAACCCCTCAAGCTCGAAATTGAATCGTTCCTCGCCTCAGTTCAGACGCGCCAGCAACCCCGCGTCACCGGTCAGCAGGGCAAAGCGGCCTTAGAGCTCGCGCTCCAGATCAACCAGATGATCGCCCAGCACGCCTCCCGCGCCGGCCTCAAATAACCAATCAAAACGGGTGCCCCACGCCCCGATTCGGGGACGTGGGTATCGCGCAAAGCGCGACTGCCTCTGCTTTTCCCTTACGGAAGCTTCTGTACCTGAGCATTGGCTGGAATCGTCAGTTCAAACTGATCGTTTTCCATCTCCTGGTTAGGAGCCACCTTGGTCAGTGTCATCTCAATCTTCAGCTCATCCAGGGGGCGGTCAATGGTGACCTTTGTCGGGAAATCAATATCCCCAAACTTCTGGTAGTTCTCGTAGGTGGCACGTGTCACCACGCGACCTTCGTTGTCGTAGATGTCCTGGGCATACGGCAGCATGGTGCTTCTGCCAATATGGATCACGCGACGGGTTTCCAGCTCTGCGCCGCCATTCTTCTGCGTATACAGGCTCACATCGTAATCCGGCTCGGAAACGATGTCCTTTTTCTTCGGATCCGGCTGATAGACACGCTCATCCGACGTCAGGGCCACCAGTTCCTTCGGCTGTACACCCTTGATCATCAGCGAGTCATAGAACACCGCGGGCCGCAGGTTCTCCAGCGGATTCTTCGACGGGGTCGCCAGTTCATTACTGCCCGTAATCGCCCGGTTCTTCGGCGGAATCAGCATCTTGAAGGTCGTGCCATCGGTCACCATGTCGATGGCGCGTGTATGCACCACCGGCAGCAGTAGCAGCACTCGCAGGTCTTCCGGTTTGCGCAGAAGGATATATCCGCTGAAAGCGGTATAAACCGTAACTTTGCCCTGTTTTGCGCCGCCCGTACTGGCCACAATCTCTACGGACGCGTTCATCGTCTTGACCGAGTCAAAACGTCCCTGGATCTGCCCGACGAGTTCGTCCAGCGTGGCAGTCTTCACGTTTGCCACCGGCGCGGCCTTCTGGACGCGATACGTATGCCGGAAGCATCCGCTGGTCAGCAACACCGCTCCCAGCAAAAATCCAGCTCGCAACCGCTCTCTCGTCATCCTGCCCAACCTGCAAAGTTATATCGGGTCGCTTGATCCGCGCCCGGGTGCATCCTCTTGAATCTACGTAGTCTTTTCTTGGATGTTCCATCCATCCTCAAGGGTTCGTAGATTCGCCCTATTTATGTCGTTTCCGACCGTGCGTCGCTGGCTTAGGAGTGGCTCCTTTTCCCTTGGACGGAGCAGGCGGCTCTGAAGATGCACCCATCGCCCGCCGGTACTCCTGCACATGCGTGTCATGCTCCTTCAGATCGGCCGAAAACACGCTGTGACCCGCCGCATCTGCAACAAAATAAAGATAATTTGTCTCCGCAGGATGCAGCGTAGCCTTAAGTGCCGCGACACCCGGACTGCAGATCGGCCCCGGGGGCAGCCCCGCATGTTTGTAGGTGTTGTAGGGCGAATCCGACTGAAGGTCAGACTTGTAGATCGTCCCCCGCCACCGTCCCTCCAGCAGCGCCGCATAAATCACCGTCGGATCGGTAGCCAGCGGCATCCCCTTTGCCAGTCGGTTTTCGAAGACACCGGCCACCAGTGGCCGCTCCCCGGCCACACGGACCTCTTTTTCTACCAGAGAAGCCATCGTGACCGTCCTGGCAACATCGCTCGTCACGCCCAGGGAGGTCGCCTCTTTGCGGAAGCGTTTCACCATCGCCGCCAGCATCTGCTCCGGCGTCGCATGGCGGGAAAATTTGTACGTATCCGGAAACAGG
Protein-coding regions in this window:
- the purK gene encoding 5-(carboxyamino)imidazole ribonucleotide synthase is translated as MSAILPGKTVGIFGGGQLGRMMAMAARSFGYKIHVLDPDPNCPAAYVVDKVIEASWRDDWEAGNLARGCDVVTLEIEQISPESMAMATRFAPVRPGGQMLAIIQDKVEQKNWLQKMGFPVGAFRGVHSLEQLTSAVMELGGNCFIKSARGGYDGRGQARMYPEEVTDGTIRDAWLAVGETDCVVEKAVDLEQEISVMVARSPSGEVKVFPAAGNVHENQILVWSVIPAPVPHELDKQAREIGEALADTFQLEGVMAVEMFVTKDGKLLINELAPRPHNSYHQSERACVTGQFEQAIRAVCDLPLGDVSLVQPAAIANLLGEVWLDEAGNEREPQFDAALAVPGVRLHLYEKLKPRRGRKMGHLSAVGATGEEAIARVREAKAKL
- the purE gene encoding 5-(carboxyamino)imidazole ribonucleotide mutase is translated as MSALPLVGVVMGSRSDFKVMKAAVTVLQEFGVPYEARVVSAHRTPDLLMEYAATAEQRGLHVIIAGAGGAAHLPGMLAAKTVVPVLGVPVPATCLQGQDSLLSIVQMPKGIPVGTLAIGEPGAMNAGLLAVAILATTDEPLREKLKAWRAARTAAVLTESLDGEL
- a CDS encoding HYR domain-containing protein; amino-acid sequence: MQTAKDTFYAALRDRMAAQFPGRTAAIRGLVRPAVMVEENELVTGDSPLETFVLRWTGRSVEGSSDVEMLTCEIRYATEGSQELAGVDRGRRLSELDAELTQVLEPRVTAEKNFAISPPEVTGANVFWSEPAFEDSATDADRLERVVKVSVMSSSAAVEE
- a CDS encoding Gfo/Idh/MocA family protein, with product MLQVAVIGAGVFGRNHIRLYRELPGVHLAAIVDPAVHFEDTPTFSTVEALLASGLHIDCASVCVPTSAHAQVASQLLQAGIDCLIEKPFAASLAEAEQVLNLAEQHGRIVQIGHLERFNPAVTATLPILTRPMFFESHRLSIFTPRSLDVDVVLDLMIHDLDVVLTMVNSPVTEVRAVGLPVLSPKVDIANVRLEFATGCVANFTASRVSTERVRKLRFFQPHQYVSLDFARQDLLVIDVADAAAAAAAMASSPLQHPSTGLALRKLPVENGEPLKLEIESFLASVQTRQQPRVTGQQGKAALELALQINQMIAQHASRAGLK
- a CDS encoding LolA-like protein, translating into MRAGFLLGAVLLTSGCFRHTYRVQKAAPVANVKTATLDELVGQIQGRFDSVKTMNASVEIVASTGGAKQGKVTVYTAFSGYILLRKPEDLRVLLLLPVVHTRAIDMVTDGTTFKMLIPPKNRAITGSNELATPSKNPLENLRPAVFYDSLMIKGVQPKELVALTSDERVYQPDPKKKDIVSEPDYDVSLYTQKNGGAELETRRVIHIGRSTMLPYAQDIYDNEGRVVTRATYENYQKFGDIDFPTKVTIDRPLDELKIEMTLTKVAPNQEMENDQFELTIPANAQVQKLP
- the mltG gene encoding endolytic transglycosylase MltG; this encodes MKVLGVLFLVLLLIVGAGAYVLLTPYGPSAETFVDVPAGTGVRGIATALERAGVVRNRYVFEAWHSFRHSTLKAGEYRFDHPGKVEEVYDRMVRGDVYTVSVTIPEGYNLFDIAATVQHAGLASGDSFLAAARTDTSLISDLSPGAASLEGYLFPDTYKFSRHATPEQMLAAMVKRFRKEATSLGVTSDVARTVTMASLVEKEVRVAGERPLVAGVFENRLAKGMPLATDPTVIYAALLEGRWRGTIYKSDLQSDSPYNTYKHAGLPPGPICSPGVAALKATLHPAETNYLYFVADAAGHSVFSADLKEHDTHVQEYRRAMGASSEPPAPSKGKGATPKPATHGRKRHK